The sequence below is a genomic window from Pirellulales bacterium.
CGAAGATTGGCCCCGAGCTGGATGGCATCGGCCAACGCGGCTTGGATCGGCTGTTGGAAGACGTGCTGAGCCCGAGCACCAACGTCGACCAGGCCTTCCGCAGCACGCTTGTCGCCACGACCGACGGCCGCAGCCTCAGCGGTTTGGCCTTGCGCGAAGAAGGGCAAGTGTTGGTGCTGGCCGACGCCGAGGGGAAAGAAGTGCGCGTCGCGCTCGACGACATCGACGAACGCAGCGCTACGCCGCTGTCGCCGATGCCGGGCAACCTGGCCGACCTCGTGCCTGAGGCCGACTTCTACCACCTGTTTGCGTTCCTGCTCTCGCAAAAGCAGCCGCCGGCCAAGCCCTGAATCGCTGGCTCTCAGCGGGCCAGTTGCTCGGCCGCCGTCTCGCGCAAGGGCATGCCCGCGCGAAACATTTCCAAGTGGGCCTTGTAGCGCGCGGTGCGTTCGGGCCGGCCCGTTTGCGCGGCGCGGACGGCGGCCCGCTCGGCGGCTTGAACTGCCCGGGGAAAATCGCCTGCCTCGGCCAGCGCTGCGGCCAGGGTGTCGAGCGAGGCGCTGCTTTGCGATTGCGTCAATGCGACGGCACGGCTCGCCCACTGCACCGCGAGACGACCGTCGCGCAGGCCGGCGTCGTGATCGGTCGCCAGGATGCGGGCAAACTGGTTCGCCGCCGTGGCGGTCTCGACGGGCGTGAGCGTCGCCGCGGCCACCCGTGGATCAGGCGACAGGGCCCGGCGATAGAACTCGACGGCCCGGCGCGTGTTGCCCTGACGGTGATAGATGTTGGCGACCCCGGCGTTCGGCCGGTCGAGTTGCGGCATCTGACGCAGCGTCACCTGGAAATGCGCCAAGGCCTCGTCGAGCTTGCCCTCGGCCAACAACACGGTGCCCAGACCCGTGTTGGCTTCGGCCTCCTGGGGGCTGATCGCCAGCGCCCGGCGATAATACTGTCCGGCCGTCGTTTGATCGCCCCGCTGCTGCGCGAGCACGCCTAGATTGTTCAGCGCCGGCACGCTGCGCGGATTGACGGCAAGCGTTCGCTCGAAGAGCGCGATGCTGTCGTGCCAAGTGGGCGCGGTTTGCCAGCTTTGCCACCCCAACAGCGCCGCGACGATAGCCGCGGTCACCGTACCGACGCGTCCGAATCGGACGACAAGCTCAGCCACGATGAATGCCACTCCGACCAACGAAAAATACAGATACCGGTCCGCAACCGTCGAGATGCGCTGATATTGAAACGGCAACAGCCCAAGCACGGGCAGCGGCGCCAGCAAAAACAAGGCAATCCCCGCACGCGCAGCTCGCCCGCGCAACAACCACCAGGCCCCACCAAGCACCGCGACGGGCACCAGTGCCCAAGCCGCGGTCCAGCGCTGGGCCAAGGCCACTGCCGGCGTGCGGCCATAGTCCATCACCAGATCGACCGGATACACAAGCTTGCCCAAGTAGAAGGCCAGGGCGTCGCCCATCACCAGCGGCCGCTGCCACACGGCCACCGGCGCGAGCGTCTCGGCCGTCGGCTGGGCGAACCGCGTGATCAGCACCCAGACGGCCGAGAGCAGGAACCAGTCCCAATATTCGTTCCAGAGGCCGCGCCAAGATGTACCGCGTGTCAGATGCAAGACGACGACCACGACCAAGGGCAACGTCACGGCCGACGGTTTGCACATCAGCGCCAGCAAGAAGCACAGAGTCGCGGCCAACCGCCCGTAGCCGCGTCGCTCGTTGGCTGCCGGTGGCGACTCACCTGGCGCGAGGATCAGCGCCAGGGCCCCCAGCGAGCCGGCCGCCGCGAGCAGGCCGCGGGCCTCGCTCACCCAGCACACACTTTCGACCTGCAACGGGTGCAGCAAGAAGACCAGCGCTCCCAGGCAGGCTGCCTCGCGCGAACGCACCAGCCGCATCGTCACCTGATAGACCAGCCACCCGCAGCTGGCATGCAGCAGCAGGTTGGCCGCGTGATAGACCCGTGGATCGAAGCGCACGCCGTCGGCTGGGCTGATCCACTGGCTGACCAACGACAGCGCCGCCCAGAACGCGTACGCCGCGGGAATATACAGGCCGAAATAGGCCGTGATCATCAGCCGGCCGAAGCTGGCCAGCGTGAGCGGCGAATAGAAGGGGTTTTGCGTGATGTGCAGCGGATCGTCCCATTGGACGAATTCGAACCGCACGGCCTGGCCAAACACGAGCGCGACGGCAGCCGCGAGACAGGCGTACGGCGCGTAGCGCAGGAGTTTGACCATAGTGCGGCGCCGCTGCGATGACTTGTCTGGCGCCGGCCGCCCGTTACTTGCCGGCGCGCTTGATCGCCCGCACGACGGCGGCGCCCAAGTCGGCCGGGCTGTCGGCAATCTCGAATCCGGCGGCAGTCAGCGCCGCGATCTTTTCGTCGGCGGTCCCCTTGCCGCCCGAGATGATCGCCCCGGCGTGTCCCATGCGCTTGCCCTTGGGGGCCGTGCGGCCGGCGATGAAGGCGGCCAGCGGCTTCGTGACGTTCGCCTTGGCAAAAGCCGCGGCTTCTTCCTCGGCCGTGCCCCCGATTTCGCCCATCATCAGGATCGCCTCGGTCTGCGGGTCGTTCTGAAACCAACCCAGCAGATCGACGAACGAGGTGCCGACGATCGGGTCGCCGCCCAAGCCCACGCAGGTCGATTGGCCCAGTCCGAGCTTGGTCAACTGCCACACGGCCTCGTAGGTGAGTGTGCCCGAGCGACTGATGACGCCGACTTTGCCCGGTTGATGAATGTAGCCCGGCATGATGCCGATCTTGCAGGCGCCCGGCGTAATCACGCCGGGGCAATTCGGACCGATCAGCACCGACTTGCTGCGTTTGACGACCGGGTAGACCCGGACCATGTCGAGCACCGGGACGCCTTCGGTGATCGCCACGATCGTCGCGATGCCCGCGTCGACGGCTTCGAGAATGGCATCGGCCGTGAACGCCGGGGGGACGAAGATCATCGTCGCGTTCGCGCCGGTCTGGGCGACGGCCTCTTCGACCGTGTCGTAGACGGGCACACCCTCGACCGTCTCGCCGCCCTTGCCGGGCGTGACGCCGCCGACCATCTTCGTGCCGTATTCCAGACAGCCGCGCGTGTGGAACTGACCCACCCGGCCGGTGATGCCCTGGCAAATGACCTTGGTTTCCGCGTTGATCAGAATGCTCATAGTCTGGCGATTCGTTCGATCGGCGTGCCTGCTGCGTCGCCGTACAAGGATTGAATTGGGTTATTTGCCGGCTGCCGCGACGACTTTCTTGGCCGCGTCGGTCAGGCCCTCGGCCGAGATCAAATCGAGCGCGCTGTCGGCCAGCATCTTGCGGCCCTGCTCGACTTCGGTGCCTTCGAGCCGGACGACGAGGGGGACGTTGAACCCCACGGTCTTGTAGGCCTCGAGCACCGCGGAAGCGATCGTTGTGCAGCGCATGATGCCGCCGAAGATATTGACTAGCACGGCCTTGACGTTCTTGTCGGAAAGCAGAATGCGAAAGGCCTCGGTCACCTGCTTGACGTCGGCGCCGCCGCCCACGTCGAGAAAGTTGGCCGGTTCGCCACCGTGCAGCTTAATCAGGTCCATCGTACTCATGGCCAGGCCGGCACCGTTGACCAGGCAGCCGATGTTGCCGTCGAGCTTGACATAGCTCAGGCCGGCCGCGGCCGCGCGCACCTCGGCGGGTTCTTCCTCGTCCAGATCGCGCAGCTTGCTCAGCTCCGCATGACGGAACGAGGCGTTGTCGTCAAAATTCATCTTGGCGTCGAGCGCCAACAGTTCGCCCGACTCGGTCACTACGAGCGGGTTGATCTCAGCCAGGCTGCAATCGCAAGCGACGAACACCCGGCACAGCGCCGTGAGGAACTTCTCGGCCGCGCGCACCGACGCGCCCTGCAGGTTGAGCTTCTTGGCCAGCTTGCGCACCTGGTAAGGCTGCAGGCCCGCGTCGGGGGCGAACTTCTCGCGGAAGATCAGCTCGGGCGTTTCGTGGGCCACCTTTTCGATGTCCATGCCGCCTTGGTTCGACGCCATCAGCACGGGCCCGGCCGACGAGCGATCGACGACGATCCCCAGGTACAGTTCGCGGGCGATCTTGCAGCCCTCTTCGACCAGGACCTGGCGGACTACCTGGCCTTGCTCGCCGGTCTGAATCGTGACCAGCGGATTGCCGACGAGCGCCCCCGCCACCGCCGCGGCCTCTTCGGCCGAGCGGACCAGTTGCACGCCGCGCTGCTGCGGATTGCCGAGCAGGCTCCCCTTGCCGCGTCCGCCGGCATGAATCTGGGCCTTTACGACGGCCAACGAGCCGCCCAGTTCGCGAAACGCGGCGGCAGCCTCGTTCGCGGTCCGAGCCACGATGCCTCGCGGCACGGGCACGCCGGCATCGCGAAGAATCTGTTTTGCTTGAAATTCGTGGATCTTCATGGGCCGCTTACCGTTACTACCGTCGCGGGGAATGCTGATGAGAAACCGCGGATTATAGAAGTCTCCCAATTTTTCGGTCAAGGAACCCCGGCGCGGCAAGTGAACCGCCGCCGCGCACCGCTCGTCGTCCGAAGCTGCTGCGTTGACGCTAGTTGCGCGGCTACCTATAGTTCGGCGTGATGAATACGTCGCCGCAACTTGACGCAGTTGGCGCAAACTCGCTCGACGAGGCTGCTGTGCGCCATGCTTTAGCCGACGCCGGTTGCCGGTATACCCAGCAACGGGCCGCCGTGCTGGCCTACCTGTCGAGTGTCCAGACGCATCCGACGGCCGAAGAGGTCTACACGGCCGTTCGCGAAGGGCTCCCGCGGATCAGCCTGGCGACGGTCTACAAGGCCCTGGAGGCCCTCGTAGCGGCCCGGCTGGCCACCAAGCTCAGCGGTGGCAATGGCACGGCACGCTACGACGCCCGCGGCGAGGACCACTATCACTTGCGCGACGTCGAGACCGGGCAGGTTCACGATTTGCCGGCCTCGTTCGACAACCAACTGCTGATCAAACTCGACCCCCGCCTCGTCGAGCGGCTGGCGCAGCAGGGTTTCGAGGTGACGGGCTATCGTCTCGAAGTCCTGGCGCGCCGCACGGCCGCGCCGGCCCGATAGCGCCTGTCGCAGCTAGGTAATTGATGCTGGTGCGATTTGGTGCCGGCGCCGCGGCCGATTATCTTGGCGGCCAAGTACCGGTCGCGCCTGCGACCATTCGCGATGCCTTCTGCGGAGTGACTCCATGAGCTCGATGCGTTGTGTCTGGTTGTTGACCCTCGCTGCCTGGGCGCTGGCCCAAGTGACCCTCGTGCGGGCCGACGACGACTCGACGCGCAAGAAGGTGGTGTTCGTCGCCGGGAAGCCGAGCCACGGCTGGGGCCAGCACGAGCACTACGCCGGCTCGGTACTGCTCGCCGCGGCGCTCGAGCAAGGCATGCCCAACTTCGACGCCGACGTCGTGCGCAACGGCTGGCCCGAGGATCCCCAAGCAGCCTTTGCCGGCGCAGCGGCCATCGTCATGTACAGCGACGGCGGCGAGGGGCACATGGTCATGGACCACCTCGACGAAGTCTCGGCACTGTCGAACCAGGGAGTCGGCATCGCCTGTCTGCACTACGCCGTCGAGATCCCCAAGGGCAAGCCTGGCGACGCGATGCTCGATTGGATCGGCGGCTACTTCGAGACGCACTGGTCGGTGAATCCCCACTGGACGGCCAACTTCACGTCGTTGCCCGACCATCCGGTGACGCGCGGCGTGCAGCCCTTCGCCATCGCGGACGAGTGGTACTACCACATGCGGTTCCGTCCCGACATGCAGGGGGTTACTCCGGTGCTGTCGGCCATTCCGCCGGAGAGTACGCTCGCCCGGCCCGACGGTCCACACAGCGGCAACCCCTTCGTCCGCAAAGAAGCGGGCCAGCCTCAGCACGTGGCCTGGGTCTCGGAGCGCCCGGGTGCAGGACGCGGGTTCGGGTTTACCGGCGGCCACTTCCATCACAACTGGGCGAAAGACGACTTCCGCCGGTTGGTGCTCAATGCCGTCGTCTGGATCGCGCAAGGCGAGGTGCCTGCCGGCGGCGTACCGCTGGAGAAGGTCACCAAGGCCCAGCTCGACGAGAATCAAGACGAACCCAAACCGGGGAAGTAAGCACCGCGGGTGCAAGTAGCGACTGCGGGCCACCGCGGCGACCGACAACCTCACGCCGTTTCCCCGCGCCATGACTCATCCCGAGGCTGCCGGCCGCCGCCGGTTCATCGCGACGACGTTGCTGTGCTTCGTCGCCTGGTGCGTGGCGCGATCCGAAGTCATCTTGCTGCCGCCCACGCTGGACCAGGCGCGCGGCGTGTGGTTCGAGGGCGTCTATCTCGCTCACACCAATTTCGACTATCACCGGCTGCTCACCGAAGAGCCCGGACCAGACACGGAAGCGGCCAAGAACTACATCGTCAGCATCGTGCCGACGCTGATCGCCATCGTACTCAAGGCGTCGCACAGCGTCCGCTTCACGATCGCCACGTTTCACCTGCTGAATTTTCTGCTCGCGGCAGCGATCGTCGCATGCGTGTACTGCCAGCTTCAACCGCACCTGGGAAGCCTGGCGGCGGGCTTCACGGCGGCGGCGCTGGCGACCAACCCGGTGTTCTGCGTGCAGAGCGAATTGATCGGCATGGATCTGCCGGTCGCGGCCTGCGGCGTGGCCGCCGCGGCCTTGCTGGCGCGTGAACGTTACGTGGCCACCGCGCTGGTCGCGACCCTGGCGTTCGGCATCAAGAGTATCGGGGCCATCGTCTCGTTCGCCGCGATCTGCCAGGTGTTCGTTTTGCTCCTGGGACCGCGATATCTGCCCCGGATTTTCCCGGCGCCCAGCGATCCGCAAGACGTTCGGCGGCGCAAACGCGGGCTCGTGGTACTCGGTTTGGCGCTGATGGGGCAATTGCTGGCCAGCGCCCTTGGCGGGTCGTTCAGCGTGCTCGATCTGCCCAGCTTTGCCATGCAACCTGCCGCGTATTGGGAAGCGCACCGGTTCTTCCGCTTCGACGCGACCACCTATTTGTGCCCCGATTTATTGGTCGTGTTCGCCGTGGCCGCGCTGGCCGGGTTGATGGGCGTGACAGCGCAGTGCCGCACGACCGCAGCGCCTGGCCCGCGGCCCCCGCACGCCGTTCGAAACGTCGTGCTGTTTGCCTGGCTTGTCGTGTTGCTCGTCGGAATGCTCACGGCTTGGGCGGCGTTTTACGTTCGCTACTGGACCCTCGGCATTCCGTTTCTGTTTCTCGTGGCGGCCTTCGGGTTGTTCGGCCTGCTCGGGCGTCAGCGTGGACGGGCGATTGTCGCCGGGGCGTTCGCGGTGATGTGCGCGTTCAACGTGTTGAATTGGAACGGTGGCCTGCTGCCAACGCTCGAGCCGCGCGTCGGCGCGCGATACGCCTACTGGCCGGCCGTGTTGGAACGAAGCCACGAGTACTTGATCAACCATCGGCGCATTCTCGCGGCTTACCAGGGACTCGCGCAGCACCGCGACCGTTACATCGTCAGCAATTACCCCTTTGGCTTGTTTCTCGCGCTGCCCGATTTCGGCTATGTCGACCATCCGTTTCACGGTTATGACATCGGGTTGAACACCAAGCTGTTCGCGCATTTCAGCGGACAGGACCTCGACGCGGCGGTGCACGGCCCCGGGCGGCCGCCGCTGTTTTTCTGGGGGGCCGACCACGCCTGGCGCCCCGAGGTTCCCCTGGAAGCGGGCGACCAGCTCATCGCGGGCGCCGCCTCGCCGCCGATTGCCTACGCCTTCGACAAACTCTGGCTCGAAGCGCCGCCTGTTTAGCCGGCTGCCGCGCGCCGCTGGGCCGAAGAGTGCCACTGGCCAGGCGATTCGCCGCAAGAACGATTGATCGCGCGCTGGCAGGCCATGGCGCGGTTCGGCCGGGCTGCGCAAGCCGGGCAGGAGATCGACCAACTGGTTGCCCAGCAATTTGACGCTGTCGTCTGGGCAGCAGCGTTTCAGTTCTGGATCGACACGCAACATCCTGAGCGGGTCGTGGCGAAAACCGCAGACGCCGTGCAACAAGCGCCCGCGGACGCGGTGATCCGCGTCTTGCTCGCCCAGGCCGCGATGCAGACGGGCAACTGGCCGCATGCACGCGAGCATTACCTGGCCGCGCTCCATGCCGATCCGAGCCGGTCGCTCGCGCGCGCAGGGCTCGTGCTGGTCGCAGCGCTCGGTGGCGACGGCCAGGCGGCGGTCAACGAGTTTCACACGTTGTGCCAGCTCGACCCGGCGCGCGCTGGCGAGACCGGCCTGTTGGCCGCGCGCGTCTTGGCTCAGCGCGGCAACGTCGGCGCAGCGCGGGCGATCTGCGAAGAACTATTGACCGTCGCCGACGACGACACCCGACCGGCCGTTGCCGCGGCCCTCGAGCAGCTCTCGGGCGCGTCTCCGCAAGCTCGCTGACGCGCGGAGACGCAGGCACCGACAATCGTGAGGCGCACCGCCAAACCGCGGCTTATTCCTTGCCCCACATCGTCATGAATTCGTCGATCGCGTCGAGCTGCGAGCCCCGAAATCCCTGGCTCACCTCGGGCGCATCGCTGATGATCAGCACGGGATCTTCGCTCGCAGTGACCGTCGGCCAGGCGGGCGCGCCCTCGAAATTCGGGTTTCCCGTCTTGGCAAATTGCACCCAGTAGCCGGTCATCAAGTCGCGAACCTTGATGTCGCTCTCCCGGGCTCCCGTGGCGATCTCGATATTGTCGAGCGCGTAGGGAATCTCCGCACCGTGATGGGCACCGAACATCGGTCCCGTCGGCGCCGGCGGCCGGTGCGCGAAGTTATAGGTGAACACCGACGCCCCGGCCTTGGCCACGGAACGCGCCACGTAACGGGCCGGCGCCAGGAAGATCACGTCGCCGGCCAGATCGACCACCGCGCGACGAATCTCGGCCTGCTTGGCCGCCGGGTAGAGTTCCTTGATCTTGCCGGCCAGCGGCCCGAATTCGGTATCGACGATCTTGCCCATCGCCTCGATCGATTTCGGCAACGGGGCAAACATCGTGAACAGCGTGGCCTCGTCCTTGTTCGCACCCACGATCAACGGCACAGCGTTCACTTTCCCCGCGGCATACAGCTTCATCGGGTCGTCCGGCAGCACGTAGCCATCGACGACCGGGGCAATCGACAGCACGTTGCCCCGAATCGAGAATTCACCCGACCCCTCCATGCTCGAGGTCTTGCTGATGATTTCGTCGACCGGCAGAGCGCGCAGCGCCTGTAAGGCGTCGCCCGAGTTCTCTACGCCCAGGGTCTTGGCGGCCAGCAGTCCGGCCTCTTCGGCGGGCAGATGGCCATAGCGTTTTTGCTTGAGACCGGCCATTGTCAGCGACGGACCGCTTTCGGCGATGGCCCGCTGGAACAACCCGGCCGCCAGAGGCGAAGCGATGAGCGTGAACACGCTGCCGCCGCCGGCCGACTCGCCGTAGATGGTCACTTGCTGCGGATCACCGCCGAAGTTGGCGATGTTCTTCTGCACCCAGCGAAGCGCGGCGATCTGGTCCAGGATGCCGTAGTTACCCGAGACCTTGTGCTCGCTCTCCGCCGACAGCGCCGGGTGCGCCAGGAATCCCAGGTGGCCCAAGCGATAGTTGATCGTCACGGCGATCACGCCGCGGCGAGCCAGGTCGCTGCCCTCGTAGACCGGTTGCGAACCGGCTCCCCAGATGTAACCGCCGCCGTGAATCCACACCATCACCGGCAGCGGCTGCTCGCTGCGCTTGGCCGGCGTCCAGACGTTCAGATACAGACAATCTTCCGACTGCGGTGCCGACAGCGCCATGCCAGGCATCTGCGTCAGAAACGGGCTGGCCTTCTGCGTGCAGCAAGGCCCGAACTCATAGCACTCGCGCACGCCGGTCCACGCGACCGGCGGTTGGGGCTCGCGCCAACGCAGCTCGCCGACGGGCGGCGCGGCAAACGGAATGCCCTTGTAGCAATGCACGTCTTCGGCTTCGCCTTGCACCAGGCCGCGTACCTTGCCCGACTCGGTGTCGACCGTGTTGGCGGCGACCTTGAGGACCGCCGGGCCCTTGGCATCTTTGTCCGCGGTCTTCGCGGCCGAACTCTGAGCCAGGGCGGGCGCGCCCAGCAGCAGGACGGCCAACCCGAGCATCAGCGGAAACGCGGCACGAGCAGGGCAACGCATCATGGCAAGAAACTCCTTGCGGGGGAGATCGAAGCGATTGGCAAGCAATGGTGCGGTTAGCCTACCAAGCCCGGCTTCCCCGGGGAAGCTGCGCCGCCGCGGCCGTCAACCGGGGCGGCGCTTCGAACTCGCGCCATGTCTCCGCAGGACTCCTGCCAGCAGGGCCACAAGCCCGGTACCAGCCAAGACCGGGCCGGCCGGCTCGGGCACCGCGGCAAAATGCAGATCGCCGCGCACCTTGAGGTACAAGCTCGCCCCGTTGCCGAGCGAAGTCAAATAGAGCGGAATGCCGTCGACTCCCAGGTTGTATTCGGCCTTGTCCGACAGCAGCCCGGGGCCGAGATCGAACGAACCCGGCAGCACCGCGTCCGGAAAGTCGCTCTTGCCGCCCAAGAAAGGATCTTGGATCACGATGTCCAGCGGCAACGAACCGCTTAGCAAAGTGGCGATGGGGCCCGTGGGGTCGTGCAAACTGGCCGTGACGCTCAAGAGGCCCAGAGTGTAATAGTCGGCCTGGCCAACTTCGAACGCATGTCCCGCAACGTTCGTGGGACGGCTGCCGCCGTAGATCGCCAGGTTTTCCAGGTCGACGCGAATCGAGCCGAGGATGTCCAAATCAACTTTTCGATTGAGCACGTCGTTGACTTGCGCGGTCATCTCGGTCATCGCAACCTGGCCATTGCCGCCGGCATCGAGATGGCCGACGAGCTTCGCCTCGCCGTGGGAAAACGTGAGGTTATTGATGCTGCCGAGCAGGGCCCCGTCGACCTCAGGATCGCCGAGATAGACGTCGATGCTGAGCGTCGAAGCGACGGGGTGCTCGTTCATCGAGTAGACGGTCGGAGTCACCTCGGTGTGCGCGGTCGTACCGCCGGCCGCCCAATTCAAAAACAGCCCTTGAAACACGTCGGCATCGTAAAAGTCCGGCTGGGCCGGCTGCGCGAGAAAGCCGTTGCGTCCTTGCCAGATGCCGACCGAGCCGCCCGCGCCTGGCAGATCGGTGTACACGATCTTGTCACTCCCACCCGCGGCCGAACGCACCAGCGACACGGCACCGAGCCCGGTATTGGCAAACACCTGGTCGTAACTGTTGGAATGCGCACTCGCGGTGCCGCGATAATCGCCGAACGGCCCGTGCGTGATGAAGTTATCGATCGTGGTCACGACCTGGGGGGTGGGTGGTTCGAAGTAGCTGAATTCTGGCAACAGCAGCCGCCCGAATCGAAAAGCGTCGAGGTTACTGCCGCCGATGGATTCCGTGACGCCGGTGACCAACACGTCGCCGCCAGCGGCGACGTAACCG
It includes:
- the sucC gene encoding ADP-forming succinate--CoA ligase subunit beta, with the translated sequence MKIHEFQAKQILRDAGVPVPRGIVARTANEAAAAFRELGGSLAVVKAQIHAGGRGKGSLLGNPQQRGVQLVRSAEEAAAVAGALVGNPLVTIQTGEQGQVVRQVLVEEGCKIARELYLGIVVDRSSAGPVLMASNQGGMDIEKVAHETPELIFREKFAPDAGLQPYQVRKLAKKLNLQGASVRAAEKFLTALCRVFVACDCSLAEINPLVVTESGELLALDAKMNFDDNASFRHAELSKLRDLDEEEPAEVRAAAAGLSYVKLDGNIGCLVNGAGLAMSTMDLIKLHGGEPANFLDVGGGADVKQVTEAFRILLSDKNVKAVLVNIFGGIMRCTTIASAVLEAYKTVGFNVPLVVRLEGTEVEQGRKMLADSALDLISAEGLTDAAKKVVAAAGK
- a CDS encoding ThuA domain-containing protein codes for the protein MSSMRCVWLLTLAAWALAQVTLVRADDDSTRKKVVFVAGKPSHGWGQHEHYAGSVLLAAALEQGMPNFDADVVRNGWPEDPQAAFAGAAAIVMYSDGGEGHMVMDHLDEVSALSNQGVGIACLHYAVEIPKGKPGDAMLDWIGGYFETHWSVNPHWTANFTSLPDHPVTRGVQPFAIADEWYYHMRFRPDMQGVTPVLSAIPPESTLARPDGPHSGNPFVRKEAGQPQHVAWVSERPGAGRGFGFTGGHFHHNWAKDDFRRLVLNAVVWIAQGEVPAGGVPLEKVTKAQLDENQDEPKPGK
- the sucD gene encoding succinate--CoA ligase subunit alpha, translated to MSILINAETKVICQGITGRVGQFHTRGCLEYGTKMVGGVTPGKGGETVEGVPVYDTVEEAVAQTGANATMIFVPPAFTADAILEAVDAGIATIVAITEGVPVLDMVRVYPVVKRSKSVLIGPNCPGVITPGACKIGIMPGYIHQPGKVGVISRSGTLTYEAVWQLTKLGLGQSTCVGLGGDPIVGTSFVDLLGWFQNDPQTEAILMMGEIGGTAEEEAAAFAKANVTKPLAAFIAGRTAPKGKRMGHAGAIISGGKGTADEKIAALTAAGFEIADSPADLGAAVVRAIKRAGK
- a CDS encoding transcriptional repressor: MRHALADAGCRYTQQRAAVLAYLSSVQTHPTAEEVYTAVREGLPRISLATVYKALEALVAARLATKLSGGNGTARYDARGEDHYHLRDVETGQVHDLPASFDNQLLIKLDPRLVERLAQQGFEVTGYRLEVLARRTAAPAR
- a CDS encoding carboxylesterase family protein, with amino-acid sequence MMRCPARAAFPLMLGLAVLLLGAPALAQSSAAKTADKDAKGPAVLKVAANTVDTESGKVRGLVQGEAEDVHCYKGIPFAAPPVGELRWREPQPPVAWTGVRECYEFGPCCTQKASPFLTQMPGMALSAPQSEDCLYLNVWTPAKRSEQPLPVMVWIHGGGYIWGAGSQPVYEGSDLARRGVIAVTINYRLGHLGFLAHPALSAESEHKVSGNYGILDQIAALRWVQKNIANFGGDPQQVTIYGESAGGGSVFTLIASPLAAGLFQRAIAESGPSLTMAGLKQKRYGHLPAEEAGLLAAKTLGVENSGDALQALRALPVDEIISKTSSMEGSGEFSIRGNVLSIAPVVDGYVLPDDPMKLYAAGKVNAVPLIVGANKDEATLFTMFAPLPKSIEAMGKIVDTEFGPLAGKIKELYPAAKQAEIRRAVVDLAGDVIFLAPARYVARSVAKAGASVFTYNFAHRPPAPTGPMFGAHHGAEIPYALDNIEIATGARESDIKVRDLMTGYWVQFAKTGNPNFEGAPAWPTVTASEDPVLIISDAPEVSQGFRGSQLDAIDEFMTMWGKE
- a CDS encoding tetratricopeptide repeat protein, whose protein sequence is MVKLLRYAPYACLAAAVALVFGQAVRFEFVQWDDPLHITQNPFYSPLTLASFGRLMITAYFGLYIPAAYAFWAALSLVSQWISPADGVRFDPRVYHAANLLLHASCGWLVYQVTMRLVRSREAACLGALVFLLHPLQVESVCWVSEARGLLAAAGSLGALALILAPGESPPAANERRGYGRLAATLCFLLALMCKPSAVTLPLVVVVVLHLTRGTSWRGLWNEYWDWFLLSAVWVLITRFAQPTAETLAPVAVWQRPLVMGDALAFYLGKLVYPVDLVMDYGRTPAVALAQRWTAAWALVPVAVLGGAWWLLRGRAARAGIALFLLAPLPVLGLLPFQYQRISTVADRYLYFSLVGVAFIVAELVVRFGRVGTVTAAIVAALLGWQSWQTAPTWHDSIALFERTLAVNPRSVPALNNLGVLAQQRGDQTTAGQYYRRALAISPQEAEANTGLGTVLLAEGKLDEALAHFQVTLRQMPQLDRPNAGVANIYHRQGNTRRAVEFYRRALSPDPRVAAATLTPVETATAANQFARILATDHDAGLRDGRLAVQWASRAVALTQSQSSASLDTLAAALAEAGDFPRAVQAAERAAVRAAQTGRPERTARYKAHLEMFRAGMPLRETAAEQLAR